A section of the Pimelobacter simplex genome encodes:
- a CDS encoding homogentisate 1,2-dioxygenase produces MAYYRQVGEVPQKRHTQFRDPDGRLYYEELMGEEGFSSDSSLLYHRGVPSAISSAEVWELPDQTRVPNHPLKPRHLRLHDLTTGTDAVTDRRLVLGNADVRISYVTTGGPESRTPLYRNAIGDECVYVESGSGTVETVFGVLAYRAGDYVVIPRATTHRWVPAEPSQLYAIEANSHIAPPKRYLSRYGQLLEHAPFCERDLHGPTGVHLEEGAEVEVLVKHRVGGQVVGTRYTYATHPFDVVGWDGCLYPYTFSIDDYMPITGKIHQPPPVHQVFEGHNFVICNFLPRKVDYHPLAVPVPYYHSNVDSDEVMFYVAGDYEARKGSGIGLGSISLHPGGHAHGPQPQAIEASLGAEYFEESAVMVDTFAPLDLGEGGLAVEDPEYAWTWARSLD; encoded by the coding sequence ATGGCGTACTACCGGCAGGTCGGCGAGGTCCCGCAGAAGCGGCACACGCAGTTCCGCGACCCCGACGGGAGGCTCTACTACGAGGAGCTCATGGGCGAGGAGGGCTTCTCGTCCGACTCCTCGCTGCTCTACCACCGCGGCGTCCCGTCGGCGATCAGCAGCGCCGAGGTCTGGGAGCTGCCCGACCAGACCCGGGTGCCCAACCACCCGCTCAAGCCGCGGCACCTGCGCCTGCACGACCTGACCACCGGCACCGACGCGGTCACCGACCGCCGCCTCGTGCTCGGCAACGCCGACGTACGGATCTCCTACGTCACCACCGGCGGCCCCGAGAGCCGCACGCCGCTCTACCGCAACGCCATCGGCGACGAGTGCGTCTACGTCGAGTCCGGCTCCGGCACGGTCGAGACCGTCTTCGGCGTGCTGGCCTACCGGGCCGGCGACTATGTCGTCATCCCGCGCGCGACCACCCACCGCTGGGTCCCCGCCGAGCCGTCCCAGCTCTACGCCATCGAGGCCAACAGCCACATCGCCCCGCCCAAGCGCTACCTCTCGCGCTACGGCCAGCTGCTGGAGCACGCGCCCTTCTGCGAGCGCGACCTGCACGGACCGACCGGTGTCCACCTCGAGGAGGGCGCCGAGGTCGAGGTCCTCGTCAAGCACCGGGTCGGCGGCCAGGTCGTCGGCACCCGCTACACCTACGCCACCCACCCGTTCGACGTGGTCGGCTGGGACGGCTGTCTCTACCCCTACACCTTCAGTATCGACGACTACATGCCGATCACCGGCAAGATCCACCAGCCGCCGCCGGTGCACCAGGTGTTCGAGGGCCACAACTTCGTGATCTGCAACTTCCTGCCGCGCAAGGTCGACTACCACCCGCTGGCCGTGCCGGTGCCGTACTACCACTCGAACGTCGACTCCGACGAGGTCATGTTCTACGTCGCCGGCGACTACGAGGCACGCAAGGGCTCGGGCATCGGCCTCGGCTCGATCTCGCTGCACCCGGGCGGTCACGCGCACGGCCCGCAGCCGCAGGCGATCGAAGCGTCCCTGGGGGCGGAGTACTTCGAGGAGTCGGCCGTCATGGTCGACACCTTCGCGCCGCTCGACCTCGGTGAGGGCGGGCTGGCGGTCGAGGACCCGGAGTACGCCTGGACCTGGGCTCGCTCGCTGGACTGA
- the fahA gene encoding fumarylacetoacetase, translating to MTDTQPQTWVDGAAGSLYDVDNLPYAVVTDAAGTTPARVGVRIGEQVLDLGAAARALRAEWTPLLDVDRLNPLLAAGATTWAEVRAWVLDLLTDPGRREQAQAWLLPLAEVTCRLPFEVADYVDYYASEHHASNVGRILRPDSDPLFPNWKHLPVGYHGRAGSIVVSGTPVRRPSGQRKAPTEDVPTYGPSRRLDIEAELGFVVGRSVPLGERVPTSAYAETVFGVTGVNDWSARDIQAWEYVPLGPNLAKSFATSIGAWITPLAALDAARVPLPGQDDVPVLPYLREEGPSGYDIDVEVELNGTVVARPPYRSMYWSPAQMLAHLTVNGAALRVGDFYASGTISGPEKDQRGSFLELSWGGQEPFVAGGAERTFLEDGDEVVLRYTAPGARGRIGLGEVRGKILPTS from the coding sequence ATGACCGACACGCAGCCGCAGACCTGGGTCGACGGCGCCGCCGGCAGCCTCTACGACGTCGACAACCTGCCCTACGCCGTCGTCACCGACGCCGCCGGGACGACGCCCGCCCGGGTCGGCGTCCGGATCGGCGAGCAGGTCCTCGACCTCGGCGCCGCGGCCCGCGCCCTGCGCGCGGAGTGGACCCCGCTCCTCGACGTCGACCGGCTCAACCCGCTCCTCGCGGCGGGGGCGACGACCTGGGCCGAGGTCCGGGCCTGGGTGCTCGACCTGCTGACCGACCCGGGCCGGCGCGAGCAGGCCCAGGCCTGGCTGCTGCCGCTCGCCGAGGTCACGTGCCGGCTGCCCTTCGAGGTCGCCGACTACGTCGACTACTACGCCTCCGAGCACCACGCGAGCAACGTCGGCCGGATCCTGCGGCCCGACAGCGACCCGCTCTTCCCCAACTGGAAGCACCTCCCCGTCGGCTACCACGGCCGAGCCGGGTCGATCGTCGTCTCCGGCACGCCCGTCCGCCGCCCGTCCGGCCAGCGCAAGGCGCCCACCGAGGACGTGCCGACCTACGGCCCGAGCCGGCGCCTCGACATCGAGGCCGAGCTCGGCTTCGTCGTCGGCCGCTCCGTCCCGCTCGGCGAGCGGGTCCCGACGAGCGCGTACGCCGAGACCGTCTTCGGCGTCACCGGCGTCAACGACTGGTCGGCGCGCGACATCCAGGCCTGGGAGTACGTCCCGCTCGGCCCCAACCTGGCCAAGTCCTTCGCCACCTCGATCGGTGCCTGGATCACGCCCCTGGCCGCGCTCGACGCCGCGCGCGTGCCGCTGCCCGGCCAGGACGACGTACCGGTGCTGCCCTACCTGCGCGAGGAAGGACCCTCGGGCTACGACATCGACGTCGAGGTCGAGCTCAACGGCACCGTCGTGGCGCGGCCGCCGTACCGGTCGATGTACTGGTCCCCGGCCCAGATGCTCGCCCACCTCACCGTCAACGGCGCCGCGCTGCGGGTCGGCGACTTCTACGCCTCCGGCACCATCAGCGGCCCCGAGAAGGACCAGCGCGGCTCGTTCCTCGAGCTCTCGTGGGGCGGCCAGGAGCCGTTCGTCGCGGGCGGCGCCGAGCGCACCTTCCTCGAGGACGGCGACGAGGTCGTCCTGCGCTACACCGCGCCCGGTGCCCGTGGCCGGATCGGCCTCGGCGAGGTCCGTGGCAAGATCCTGCCGACCAGCTGA
- a CDS encoding IclR family transcriptional regulator gives MSDSGSQTLERGLAVLLELGRHPEGLTVAEAAAACGLHRSITYRLLVSLHRTGFAARDDEGRFTVGPTATDLADHSRPRLRDVADPVLHRLALEIDATASLVEVVGDSAVTTVVAEPPTDGPRFSYRLGNRDPLDRGAGGLAALASGPARPGEPARVAEVRAAGLVTTSAELNPGAHGIAAPLPGWQVLAAVNVVTARPELLTTAVEPIRRAVRDISAALG, from the coding sequence GTGTCGGATTCCGGTTCACAGACCCTCGAGCGCGGGCTCGCGGTGCTGCTCGAGCTCGGCCGGCACCCGGAGGGGCTGACCGTTGCCGAGGCGGCGGCCGCGTGCGGGCTGCACCGCTCGATCACCTACCGGCTGCTCGTCTCGCTGCACCGCACCGGCTTCGCGGCGCGCGACGACGAGGGCCGGTTCACGGTCGGGCCGACCGCCACCGACCTCGCCGACCACAGCCGCCCACGGCTGCGCGACGTCGCCGATCCGGTCCTGCACCGGCTCGCGCTCGAGATCGACGCGACCGCCAGCCTGGTCGAGGTGGTCGGCGACTCCGCCGTCACCACCGTGGTCGCCGAGCCGCCCACCGACGGCCCGCGCTTCTCCTACCGCCTCGGCAACCGCGACCCGCTCGACCGCGGCGCCGGCGGCCTGGCCGCGCTCGCCTCGGGCCCGGCCCGGCCCGGCGAGCCCGCCCGGGTCGCCGAGGTCCGCGCCGCGGGCCTGGTCACCACCTCCGCCGAGCTCAACCCCGGCGCCCACGGCATCGCCGCTCCCCTGCCCGGCTGGCAGGTGCTCGCCGCGGTCAACGTGGTGACCGCGCGGCCCGAGCTGCTCACCACCGCGGTCGAGCCGATCCGCCGCGCGGTGCGCGACATCAGCGCCGCGCTGGGCTGA
- a CDS encoding MFS transporter, producing MSTSIPAARPGTAVHGETVLRKVQRSVLPAAFLLYMFNYMDRASIGYAQLQMSTDLGISLATYGTIAAIFFVAYTVLEVPSNIIMKKVGARIWLARIAISWGIITMLTGFVQNTTQLYIARIALGVAEAGLFPGLLLYMTFWFRSQDRSRGIAGFSLAQPVALLIGSATAGVILDHVDWFGLAGWQWVFILQGLPPVLLGVWVLLYLADRPNKARWLTKDEADWLEGEISKEYDAEDDEHMEISLDAVKNPKILYLAFINLLYAVGLYGMTFFLPQIVAQLNPGYSSTNIGLVGAIPYICGAVAMLLVARYSDLLGNRKPIVMTTLAVAVLGLVVTMVFKETPTLGMVGLCLLAIGVFSYLGPFWALASEALTRSQTAVGLATINAIAAAGGFFGPFVIGKTAAADDVIFSMIFPAACMALAIVLLIWVKPAKGTPAAVTETV from the coding sequence ATGTCCACCAGCATCCCCGCGGCCCGCCCCGGCACGGCCGTGCACGGCGAGACCGTCCTGCGCAAGGTGCAGCGCTCCGTGCTGCCCGCTGCCTTCCTGCTCTACATGTTCAACTACATGGACCGGGCGTCGATCGGCTACGCCCAGCTCCAGATGTCGACGGACCTCGGCATCAGCCTGGCGACGTACGGCACCATCGCGGCCATCTTCTTCGTGGCCTACACGGTGCTCGAGGTGCCCAGCAACATCATCATGAAGAAGGTCGGTGCCCGGATCTGGCTGGCCCGGATCGCGATCTCCTGGGGCATCATCACGATGCTCACCGGCTTCGTGCAGAACACGACCCAGCTCTACATCGCGCGGATCGCGCTCGGTGTCGCCGAGGCGGGCCTGTTCCCGGGGCTGCTGCTCTACATGACCTTCTGGTTCCGCTCGCAGGACCGCAGCCGCGGCATCGCCGGCTTCTCGCTGGCCCAGCCGGTCGCGCTCCTCATCGGCAGCGCCACCGCCGGCGTCATCCTCGACCACGTCGACTGGTTCGGGCTGGCCGGCTGGCAGTGGGTCTTCATCCTCCAGGGCCTGCCGCCCGTGCTGCTCGGCGTGTGGGTGCTGCTCTACCTCGCCGACCGGCCCAACAAGGCGCGCTGGCTCACCAAGGACGAGGCGGACTGGCTCGAGGGCGAGATCAGCAAGGAGTACGACGCCGAGGACGACGAGCACATGGAGATCTCGCTCGACGCCGTCAAGAATCCCAAGATCCTCTACCTGGCCTTCATCAACCTGCTCTACGCGGTCGGCCTCTACGGCATGACGTTCTTCCTGCCCCAGATCGTCGCCCAGCTCAACCCGGGCTACTCCTCGACCAACATCGGCCTCGTCGGCGCGATCCCCTACATCTGCGGTGCCGTGGCCATGCTGCTGGTCGCGCGCTACTCCGACCTGCTCGGCAACCGCAAGCCGATCGTGATGACCACCCTCGCCGTCGCCGTCCTCGGCCTGGTCGTGACGATGGTCTTCAAGGAGACGCCCACCCTCGGCATGGTCGGCCTGTGCCTGCTCGCGATCGGCGTGTTCTCCTACCTCGGCCCGTTCTGGGCGCTCGCCTCCGAGGCGCTCACCCGCTCGCAGACCGCGGTCGGCCTGGCCACGATCAACGCGATCGCGGCCGCGGGCGGCTTCTTCGGCCCGTTCGTGATCGGCAAGACCGCCGCGGCCGACGACGTCATCTTCAGCATGATCTTCCCGGCCGCCTGCATGGCGCTGGCGATCGTGCTGCTGATCTGGGTCAAGCCGGCCAAGGGCACGCCGGCGGCGGTGACCGAGACCGTCTGA
- a CDS encoding FAD-dependent oxidoreductase, producing the protein MSGAHEPDYDVIVIGGGGAGLAAAVSAAERGRSVILFESEGELGGSTQLSAGMFTAAATSVQKALGVEDTVERFFQHYMDLNQWLLKPGLVRRFCELTGPTLEWLLDLGVEVPAQVSPDAHTPGLTRAGVEDVWRAHVPKDQGYGLVQVLDRARKRGGVEAVLHTRVERLLVTEGRVSGVVADGVELTAGAVVVASGGLAQDPALVERWFPDALKAGESLFVVAAPGSRGDHLGFGRQVSASVAGEGWGLMLPTAQFVRSHHWQAGFAPASRVHVNDVGRRFMDEDASYAVSGGQIEAQGGPVWMVFDEAARQALPEGYADWTPARVDALVAAGEIVRADDLPALAARIHVPADRLVATVERWNDQLPHGTDADFQRDQTLAAKGVTAPLAPIATPPFHATRVLPAELVCTHAGLEIDHNAAVLDERGRPIPGLFAAGEAGGGVLGSRYVGGGNAVANALTLGRLAGQNAASGR; encoded by the coding sequence GTGAGCGGCGCCCACGAACCCGACTACGACGTCATCGTCATCGGCGGTGGCGGGGCTGGCCTCGCCGCGGCCGTCTCGGCGGCCGAGCGCGGCCGGAGCGTCATCCTCTTCGAGTCCGAGGGCGAGCTCGGCGGCTCGACCCAGCTCTCCGCGGGCATGTTCACCGCCGCCGCCACCAGCGTGCAGAAGGCACTCGGGGTGGAGGACACGGTCGAGCGGTTCTTCCAGCACTACATGGACCTCAACCAGTGGCTGCTCAAGCCGGGCCTGGTACGCCGCTTCTGCGAGCTGACCGGCCCGACCTTGGAGTGGCTGCTCGACCTCGGCGTCGAGGTGCCTGCGCAGGTCTCGCCCGACGCGCACACGCCCGGCCTGACCCGGGCCGGCGTCGAGGACGTCTGGCGCGCGCACGTACCCAAGGACCAGGGCTACGGCCTGGTCCAGGTGCTCGACCGGGCCCGCAAGCGCGGCGGCGTCGAGGCCGTGCTGCACACCCGGGTCGAGCGCCTGCTCGTCACCGAGGGGCGGGTGAGCGGTGTCGTCGCCGACGGCGTCGAGCTCACCGCGGGCGCGGTCGTGGTCGCCTCGGGCGGCCTGGCCCAGGACCCTGCCCTGGTCGAGCGCTGGTTCCCCGACGCGCTCAAGGCGGGGGAGTCGCTCTTCGTCGTCGCGGCGCCCGGCTCCCGCGGCGACCACCTCGGCTTCGGCCGCCAGGTCTCCGCCTCGGTCGCGGGCGAGGGCTGGGGGCTGATGCTGCCCACCGCGCAGTTCGTCCGGTCCCACCACTGGCAGGCCGGGTTCGCGCCGGCCTCGCGCGTGCACGTCAACGACGTCGGGCGCCGGTTCATGGACGAGGACGCGTCGTACGCCGTCTCGGGCGGCCAGATCGAGGCCCAGGGCGGTCCGGTCTGGATGGTCTTCGACGAGGCCGCCCGCCAGGCGCTCCCCGAGGGGTACGCCGACTGGACCCCCGCCCGCGTCGACGCCCTCGTCGCGGCCGGCGAGATCGTCCGCGCCGACGACCTGCCCGCCCTGGCGGCGCGGATCCACGTCCCCGCCGACCGTCTCGTCGCCACCGTCGAGCGCTGGAACGACCAGCTGCCGCACGGCACCGACGCCGACTTCCAGCGCGACCAGACGCTGGCCGCCAAGGGGGTCACCGCACCCCTGGCCCCGATCGCGACGCCGCCGTTCCACGCCACCCGCGTGCTCCCGGCCGAGCTCGTCTGCACCCACGCCGGTCTCGAGATCGACCACAACGCGGCGGTCCTCGACGAGCGGGGCCGGCCGATCCCGGGCCTGTTCGCGGCCGGCGAGGCCGGGGGCGGTGTCCTCGGCAGTCGCTACGTCGGCGGCGGCAACGCCGTCGCCAACGCCCTCACCCTGGGCCGCCTGGCCGGGCAGAACGCCGCCTCCGGCCGCTGA
- a CDS encoding SDR family NAD(P)-dependent oxidoreductase, with product MSEPAAGRVVLVTGAAGGMGAGHARALAADGWRVVLADVADATPVVAEIRAAGGTAEAHRLDVTEPDAWAAVVEAIRAEHGALHGLVNNAGISRRLRFMDTPPEVWRQVMAINADGPFLGIQACAPLMRDSGGGSIVNISSIAGQIGYFSPSYSASKWALRGLTKSAAGELAGWGIRVNSVHPGLVETPLLAGSDGFVASAVASIPFGRMGRPDEVTAVVTFLLGEGSSYMSGAELTVDGALVSNGTYHRILDEMEGAL from the coding sequence ATGTCTGAGCCGGCTGCGGGCCGTGTCGTCCTGGTCACCGGCGCCGCCGGCGGCATGGGCGCCGGCCACGCCCGGGCGCTGGCCGCCGACGGGTGGCGCGTCGTCCTGGCCGACGTCGCCGACGCCACGCCGGTCGTCGCCGAGATCCGCGCGGCGGGCGGCACGGCCGAGGCGCACCGGCTCGACGTCACCGAGCCGGACGCGTGGGCCGCCGTCGTCGAGGCGATCCGCGCCGAGCACGGCGCCCTCCACGGGCTGGTCAACAACGCCGGCATCTCGCGCCGGCTGCGGTTCATGGACACCCCGCCCGAGGTGTGGCGCCAGGTGATGGCGATCAACGCCGACGGACCCTTCCTCGGCATCCAGGCGTGCGCGCCGCTGATGCGCGACTCCGGCGGCGGTTCGATCGTCAACATCTCCTCGATCGCGGGGCAGATCGGCTACTTCTCCCCGTCCTACTCGGCGTCGAAGTGGGCGCTGCGCGGGCTGACCAAGTCCGCCGCGGGCGAGCTCGCCGGCTGGGGCATCCGGGTCAACTCGGTGCACCCCGGACTGGTCGAGACGCCGCTGCTGGCCGGATCCGACGGCTTCGTCGCGTCCGCCGTGGCGAGCATCCCGTTCGGGCGGATGGGCCGGCCCGACGAGGTCACCGCCGTCGTGACGTTCCTGCTGGGCGAGGGCTCGTCGTACATGTCGGGGGCCGAGCTCACCGTCGACGGCGCCCTGGTCTCCAACGGCACCTACCACCGGATCCTCGACGAGATGGAGGGAGCGCTGTGA
- a CDS encoding SDR family NAD(P)-dependent oxidoreductase yields the protein MTSQPSTQPSSTEHPGRVEATPMIVEHPDLRGKVAVITGAGRGMGARFAAALARRGVHVVGADLDLAQMEATAAALAAENADAPGGAGEVVATAVDVRDREAQQRVAELAVQRFGRVDLWINNAGIFPEAPAADIPVSQIQATLAINVEGVLYGAQAAASVMAPGAAIVNMASVAAVRVRRGRAAYCSSKAAVAHLTECLAVEYGDLGIRVNAIAPGFVDTEMTRWVQDDPPALAKALDSIPLHRLGSPEEIVGPMLFLLSDSARYVTGHILAVDGGSRHV from the coding sequence ATGACCAGCCAGCCGTCCACCCAGCCCTCGAGCACCGAGCACCCCGGACGGGTCGAGGCGACGCCGATGATCGTCGAGCACCCCGACCTGCGCGGCAAGGTCGCCGTGATCACCGGCGCCGGCCGGGGCATGGGCGCGCGGTTCGCCGCGGCGCTGGCCCGCCGGGGCGTCCACGTGGTCGGCGCCGACCTCGACCTCGCCCAGATGGAGGCCACCGCGGCCGCGCTCGCCGCGGAGAACGCCGACGCCCCCGGCGGGGCCGGTGAGGTCGTGGCGACCGCGGTCGACGTCCGCGACCGCGAGGCCCAGCAGCGCGTCGCCGAGCTCGCCGTGCAGCGCTTCGGCCGGGTCGACCTGTGGATCAACAACGCCGGGATCTTCCCCGAGGCGCCGGCCGCCGACATCCCGGTCAGCCAGATCCAGGCCACGCTCGCGATCAACGTCGAGGGCGTCCTGTACGGCGCCCAGGCCGCCGCCTCCGTGATGGCCCCCGGCGCCGCGATCGTCAACATGGCCTCGGTCGCCGCCGTGCGGGTACGGCGCGGCCGCGCGGCGTACTGCTCGTCCAAGGCGGCGGTCGCGCACCTGACCGAGTGCCTCGCCGTCGAGTACGGCGACCTCGGCATCCGGGTCAACGCGATCGCGCCCGGCTTCGTCGACACCGAGATGACCCGCTGGGTCCAGGACGACCCGCCGGCGCTGGCCAAGGCGCTCGACAGCATCCCGCTGCACCGGCTCGGCTCGCCCGAGGAGATCGTCGGCCCGATGCTGTTCCTGCTCTCGGACAGCGCGCGCTACGTGACCGGTCACATCCTCGCCGTGGACGGCGGCTCGCGCCATGTCTGA
- a CDS encoding nuclear transport factor 2 family protein yields MTDRIDRTEVPDAVVTGVTRLYARQSRLIDEGDAQGWAATFTADGVFASPSYPEPVVGTAALVGFAEDFRTAGERTRTRLRHVITNVDVLPGAAGEPGFEPGPEPDRVVAHAYLQIVETPAGEGSRLVRLTTIADDLVRDDTAALGWRVARRRVRRDDTTEQPNQQGAPA; encoded by the coding sequence GTGACCGACCGGATCGACCGGACCGAGGTCCCGGACGCGGTGGTGACCGGGGTGACCCGGCTCTACGCCCGCCAGTCCCGGCTCATCGACGAGGGCGACGCGCAGGGGTGGGCGGCGACGTTCACCGCCGACGGGGTGTTCGCCTCGCCGTCGTACCCGGAGCCGGTGGTGGGGACGGCGGCCCTGGTCGGCTTCGCCGAGGACTTCCGCACCGCGGGCGAGCGCACCCGGACCCGGCTGCGCCACGTGATCACCAACGTCGACGTGCTGCCCGGCGCCGCCGGTGAGCCCGGCTTCGAGCCTGGGCCGGAGCCCGACCGGGTCGTCGCGCACGCCTACCTCCAGATCGTGGAGACGCCCGCGGGCGAGGGGAGCCGGCTGGTCCGGCTCACCACGATCGCCGACGACCTCGTCCGCGACGACACCGCCGCACTCGGCTGGCGGGTCGCCCGCCGCCGGGTCCGCCGCGACGACACCACCGAACAGCCGAACCAGCAAGGAGCACCCGCATGA
- a CDS encoding IclR family transcriptional regulator, with amino-acid sequence MSEADEVVLDSSMSKTLHSGLRVLEVLSARGTAMTITEIADAVGVHRTVAHRFVRTLEAHRLLRRDRAKRFHLGTGLVPLAEPVERDLRTAALPLLEELADEVSATAHLVVQEDPRHVRALMVVEPRNASVHVAFRPGQLDAIDRGSAGLAILSGQPPREGERDEVGTARTRGYAVSFGEVVPSVHGVSAPVPNGRDGAQLSVGVSVFDLADVERLGAAVRATAQLIGHVAG; translated from the coding sequence ATGAGCGAGGCAGACGAGGTCGTCCTCGACAGCTCCATGTCGAAGACGCTGCACTCGGGCCTGCGGGTCCTCGAGGTGCTCAGCGCCCGCGGTACGGCGATGACGATCACCGAGATCGCCGACGCGGTCGGCGTCCACCGCACGGTCGCGCACCGGTTCGTGCGCACGCTCGAGGCACACCGGCTGCTGCGCCGCGACCGGGCCAAGCGCTTCCACCTCGGCACCGGCCTGGTGCCGCTCGCCGAGCCCGTCGAGCGCGACCTGCGCACCGCCGCGCTCCCCCTGCTCGAGGAGCTCGCCGACGAGGTCAGCGCGACCGCCCACCTCGTCGTCCAGGAGGACCCCCGCCACGTCCGCGCCCTCATGGTCGTCGAGCCGCGCAACGCCTCGGTGCACGTCGCCTTCCGGCCCGGCCAGCTCGACGCGATCGACCGCGGCTCGGCCGGCCTCGCGATCCTGTCCGGCCAGCCGCCCCGCGAGGGCGAGCGAGACGAGGTCGGCACCGCCCGGACCCGCGGCTACGCCGTCTCCTTCGGCGAGGTCGTGCCCTCGGTGCACGGCGTCTCGGCCCCCGTGCCCAACGGGCGCGACGGCGCCCAGCTCAGCGTCGGCGTCTCCGTCTTCGACCTCGCGGACGTCGAGCGCCTCGGCGCCGCCGTCCGGGCCACCGCCCAGCTGATCGGCCACGTCGCGGGCTGA
- a CDS encoding Maf family protein, with translation MPTLVLASASPARLTTLRNAGLAPVVIVSGVDESQVRDVPPAELALRLAELKCHAVAPRPEVPADALVLGCDSVLELDGEALGKPADADEAVRRWQAMRGRSGVLHTGHCLRDVAGDRQVASTASTTVHFAEVGDDEIAAYVATGEPLHVAGAFTVDGRGGGFVTGIEGDHHNVVGVSLPLLRDQVRTLGHRWTDLWAG, from the coding sequence GTGCCGACCCTCGTGCTCGCGTCCGCGTCCCCCGCACGCCTGACCACCCTGCGCAACGCCGGCCTGGCGCCGGTGGTGATCGTCTCGGGCGTCGACGAGTCCCAGGTACGCGACGTCCCGCCCGCCGAGCTGGCGCTGCGCCTGGCCGAGCTCAAGTGCCACGCGGTCGCCCCGCGCCCGGAGGTCCCCGCCGACGCCCTGGTGCTCGGCTGCGACTCGGTCCTCGAGCTCGACGGCGAGGCGCTCGGCAAGCCGGCCGACGCCGACGAGGCCGTACGCCGCTGGCAGGCCATGCGCGGGCGCTCCGGCGTCCTGCACACAGGCCACTGCCTGCGCGACGTCGCCGGCGACCGCCAGGTCGCCTCGACCGCGTCGACCACGGTCCACTTCGCCGAGGTCGGCGACGACGAGATCGCGGCCTACGTCGCGACCGGCGAGCCGCTCCACGTGGCTGGCGCGTTCACCGTCGACGGCCGCGGCGGCGGCTTCGTCACCGGTATCGAGGGCGACCACCACAACGTCGTCGGCGTGAGCCTGCCGCTGCTGCGCGACCAGGTCCGGACGCTCGGGCACCGGTGGACCGACCTCTGGGCCGGCTGA
- a CDS encoding acyl-CoA dehydrogenase family protein: protein MTQFELSREHEEFRRTVRDFADATIRPHVAEWDKAHHFPTDVVQKMGELGLFGLTAPEEYGGAGLDAEDGPFTSLCLAIEELGRVDQSLGVTLEAGVGLGINPILTYGTDEQKKTWLPDLVAGQRLAGFGLTEPGAGSDAGATKTKAELDNGEWVINGGKQFITNSGSSITSVVTVTARTGTRENGKPEISTIIVPSGTPGFVAEPSYDKLGWHISDTHPLSFVDCRVPESNLVGEKGRGYAQFLATLDDGRVAIAALAVGLIQACVDLCVEYSLDRQTMGGPIGRKQGVAFQIADLEVMLHASRLLTYRAAAMKDAMMGGRGPSMKEFKQAASVAKLYASESAVTATRIATQVFGGYGFMEEYPVARFYRDAKILEIGEGTSEVQRMLIARGLGLPVE from the coding sequence ATGACCCAGTTCGAGCTGTCGCGTGAGCACGAGGAGTTCCGGCGTACCGTCCGGGACTTCGCCGACGCCACCATCCGCCCCCACGTGGCGGAGTGGGACAAGGCGCACCACTTCCCGACCGATGTCGTCCAGAAGATGGGTGAGCTCGGCCTGTTCGGCCTCACCGCGCCCGAGGAGTACGGCGGCGCCGGGCTCGACGCCGAGGACGGCCCCTTCACCTCGCTGTGCCTGGCGATCGAGGAGCTCGGCCGGGTGGACCAGTCGCTGGGCGTGACGCTCGAGGCCGGGGTCGGCCTGGGCATCAACCCGATCCTGACCTACGGCACCGACGAGCAGAAGAAGACCTGGCTGCCCGACCTCGTCGCCGGGCAGCGGCTCGCGGGCTTCGGCCTGACCGAGCCGGGCGCCGGCTCCGACGCGGGGGCGACCAAGACCAAGGCCGAGCTCGACAACGGCGAGTGGGTGATCAACGGCGGCAAGCAGTTCATCACCAACTCCGGCTCCTCGATCACCTCGGTGGTGACGGTGACCGCGCGCACCGGCACCCGGGAGAACGGCAAGCCCGAGATCTCCACGATCATCGTCCCGTCCGGCACGCCGGGCTTCGTGGCCGAGCCGTCGTACGACAAGCTCGGCTGGCACATCTCCGACACCCACCCGCTGAGCTTCGTCGACTGCCGGGTGCCCGAGAGCAACCTGGTGGGCGAGAAGGGCCGCGGCTACGCGCAGTTCCTCGCCACGCTCGACGACGGCCGGGTCGCGATCGCCGCGCTGGCGGTGGGCCTGATCCAGGCGTGCGTCGACCTGTGCGTGGAGTACTCCCTCGACCGCCAGACCATGGGCGGCCCGATCGGGCGCAAGCAGGGCGTCGCCTTCCAGATCGCCGACCTCGAGGTCATGCTCCACGCCTCGCGCCTGCTGACCTACCGCGCGGCCGCGATGAAGGACGCCATGATGGGCGGCCGCGGGCCGTCGATGAAGGAGTTCAAGCAGGCCGCGTCGGTGGCCAAGCTCTACGCGAGCGAGTCGGCGGTCACCGCGACCCGGATCGCGACCCAGGTCTTCGGCGGCTACGGCTTCATGGAGGAGTACCCGGTCGCCCGGTTCTACCGCGACGCCAAGATCCTCGAGATCGGCGAGGGCACCTCCGAGGTGCAGCGGATGCTCATCGCCCGCGGGCTCGGCCTGCCCGTCGAGTAG